The following nucleotide sequence is from Lathamus discolor isolate bLatDis1 chromosome Z, bLatDis1.hap1, whole genome shotgun sequence.
ttccttagagctcatctgccttttacaccagGGCTCTCTGACGCCTGAGGTTGtaccagcttcacaactgattcattttgggtaaaatcaacagttcacacactgcctccccttcacagggcatagaaatcccaagctgcagctgttaccagtctcttacgttttattgggaatggcaccaacatcaatgcaggtgttgttttccacttgggaagcacgaatagagcaaattcactgtttgcctctttgctggtacttggcaaaggcaaacattctgaggagctgcacggatgagggagcagctgaagccaaaaggcacagtgggaacgaagcagagcagtaggaaaagagaaactgaggcccattttaataagcgaagggcacacctgcagcaaagattgcccaaagtcactgtgaaccacaccagtggtgtcccttgggcataggtacccacattgcaacttcccagtatgcccaagctacaccaggaatgacacagtactctctgggagtaactgagggaccataccttcatccttccttgccaaagggtcttccatgctctaccacgtccctgtaaaacccgttatctcaggagatactttgacttctcttgctgttcctcccgctacattaagccctgacggtgtcactccttttgtcccctcctttgtttctcccaacagggagatttgaggagggcgttaattcacctgcacacttccacctcccccccagctccccgctgtgccctcctctcacacacacgtcttgctctttcttacacaaccggatcctgaattacgcctgtttctcacctttctctgcttccagcacacttccTCTTACGTACCAAGAGAATCCCTGTGCGGAAGAAAGCGCTCCGCGACAGGACATTgaactcagcccctttcctccctcctgtcttttcccaccagcttgctcttggcacatgcctcactggagcaaacgtttccccagctgaaattcaaaaggtctccatttccccctctacagcagagcagaacaaaattgctgccacttctcaacttctccctgctcatttttcgtaggaaatctcaacaggatcacaatctttcccgttccaagttggagaccttcaggagcacattaccctgcctgtgctgggattctccaaagagaacgcacagccacgctggcttagaaacacctgagcagaaccgAATTAGGCTTAGCAGGAGACTCAAGTGGCACCTCAAGTCCAgccctttaactgctgctgctaagccagcctgtttctcctgctcttccaaaacacccagcctggagtgctaatgccaggagttacaacttagtccagcacaaagtggagaaaactcaagccctgtgctttgacacggagttgcacacagggggctcaacaggctgagagagggaaacacgccctgccagaaaccaagattaaccaaggagccaccgggacatggtgcacactcgcggtaaagcatgacagcaggcaagcactgcccagccctcgacattcccatcagtccagggctttcaaggggaagcatgctggctcaaaaagctcctttggcttagttaccaccagtgcgcggccaaaaccagcggcacaatccccagcatggcaacatttcccccatcttgcagaatcacgctgctgagacattttattctggatgcgctgcgctgcagcaggtaacttgctctgctgcacaccacgtgaattccactgctctcctcctccagcccagtgctcagcctccacagcccagcacttaccctgtcgatgttcctcagagctagcgccgctatgtagaactggcggggaacgtagttctcaaacaccacctcggatgggaacggctggaacaacctctgctccaggccaactgctgagaactgcagatgcaagacagagcagagagagcttcagctgctgggagaaagattaacgaatgaagatcccacactgatctccagtaaacacagtctcttggtgagtgcatctgcccagctcacactaggagatgggagcccacccacctccgctctcagctcacaaaacgtttctggaccacgttgagcagcctcaagctaagaagctcttttgcaggctcTTTCTCCAGGttgccttctccaaaaggcaaagcagcgcccacctccagcagagccctctgctaaggggctccctcagctccagacgcttgctggaacagtcacgagcactcagggagcaagcaaaacccaggagtttccaggagcctccacaggaaacaatttgcaggtgaacttccctctgagacagcgagactgagtcccacgcatcccaaatatctttttggttttttgatgcagacccgagaaaccagtcggaagacaccagtaccagggaggaaaggccaacaagaaagaaacagggcaggtgggaaacagacaaatgaggtgaatgctggatggggatgaagtttcagctgaagtctcagcattacggggcaacttgagctagactgcaattcgtatcccctttccccacgagctttaagttgatgcttcactgtattctcttactgctcgtttcttgaataccgctgcagaagcagctctgaaaaatgcacgcaaagaccaaacgctgacccagcagaggcagtacttggagataattcctccctgcttgctctcccctctcccagctgcactgttgTCACtcgagagacacaggcagctctcccgcttctccacaaaagccacgctcaggccgagcccagtagctgtagcactgccagttatttgggcgcccgtcttacgtgttcccacctcctgtgctgcctggggcaacccgtaaccgatgtgctacatcaggtctcttgctggtagctttctgctcaacagcctacctcagtcatccacccacctggactgtgtgttagactgagcagtcctgcaagaaaagcagctttgaacatccatctaagagaacactgatccaggcaaagcgcatccactcttctctgcccagcaaaacccacccactgcagcagaggttccactgcctttgtgcagaccaggacttcaatggctcattggagaaatgtgttttttgcctttccctcagcacaaagaactccaccaccaccagttggaaatgacaacaggacctcatcaccaagctgcttgggtaagctggaggcaaggctgccacaagcacgtgccctcttcaaatgtcacatcaaacggcaaggagaagagcagggaaaggctaccttttgatgggagacttcacccatgtcccgaagctgggtagcccggggccgcctcatctcccgagggctggccagcctctgcctggtggtgagagactcttctgcctctctgaccagcttcggattacgagatgctaccactctgctctggaatccatccgcccttctggaggacctcatgggccggggggtcttgccactggccatgtcgcagaggtcgcctggaagaagcaacagttggacAATCCACAACCCCAGAACCTTAAAACCCTGGATTCATGGAACCCCGCAACCTCAGGGAAGGGCccttaaaactcacccagttccaaccccctgccacgggcagggacaccttccactagggcaggttgctccaagccccgtccaacctggccttgaacactgccggggatggggcagccacagcttctctgggcaacctgtgccagcgcctcgccattcctggcacacccaaaggacacagctgtgtctccagcctctggcatccttcctaagcggagaacacagggcctccccaccctcactcatgattagaccatatttaggctccattcatagacgtaaaaccccacaacaaacagaccctgagccaaaacagccttttgctctgggggcagtcccacgagccacacagacgcaccaggcgctactggcacttctcaccctctctgcaaggagcctgatgatgtttctaactaactcagcacagagttcaagacTCTGATTAAGAACTATACTTTCTCAAGGCTACCTTGCCTGGCTCACGTTACAAAGATTATCTGGCAAAAAcggctccttccaggcaggaaatcaccccactgcccaagagcatttctccatgcagaaggacgCCCTCATTTTCGCTTGTTAACACCCAAACTCCAGGCTCCCTACAGgcactccaggctgccacagcaggaaaaaagcaggaaaccatcgaaggcacatgagcaattagctcagagctacgtaaaatccaggatgatattccctcctgcttccctgtgctccacatcacctctgctgtgtgcacttgctggacacagcaagacagcatctaggcaaagatggccattccctgcccctcgactgctccccacaccctgcaagcaaggcaatcaCTTCACTCCTTTACTGCCAAGGCAGTGACAGCACTGCACGTGTTTGTGGTGCCGGGCCCTCCacggcttcaggaaacaaggctaccgtttccttttgtccttgcaagaaactccagagctctgcactgccctacggacaggaggacctgctgcagcaagagctgggatttagagctggaaataactccttttcaagggagaaacctaatggggatgatccagcattaagctggatttcagtggtttcttaccgggtcttaagaataactgccttattcgttccaattctccaagctgtgatttcacttcacttgaaacgAACCCTGTCGTCGCCCCCACAATGCTTATTTCCAGAGGGCTTCcaacctccacagcccagccagcccagcagcttccccccgtgccctggagcaaggctcttccacagccccagagcctgcagggaccagcctcccagaggagcaggaaaggagcacaacggagcaatcgggcacatctccctgcaggggcaggacaaaccagccaccaggacacagcacccctccagcccaccaccccacggctccctgctccccacctcagacagccaaggctccctttgctgcaggacctacagcctagctccaagtctctaccctcactgcaagttgcacggcaatttcagagcccgttcaagcccttctacctgcccagccctgctcttagcccagggatgtttaaatcctgccggctatcacacaactgccccatccctgctgccagcggagctgcctcctccctgcccagggccagacgctacctgagcacgggtgattcacgcttctcctggaggattcctccgtgcggggcccagccttggctcctgaatgccctcgcgctgctcggcagctgtgggcagctgcagggacaggagccgcccagggacgcctcggtgtggctcttgcccaccagcacagcagctaactgctgctgggctgccaacagccaggggaacctgggcagcaaaggacagggctggcacctgggctgcccagcccctctcctcaacgctctggctttgccagctagggcagggtttcaccagcgcctcgaggaagcagagctcagagcctgacagtagctcaagcctgctcctgcctcagcggctcagcaactcctgctctcactgggccacggctgctgctcgcctttaacagcagcagctcccctgtacgtcacaataggcgagggccacacgtggcttccacggccaccgcagggccttgctaaagctacagccttgcggatccctgcagcccccctacgccttcaatgtctcccccgcagtgaagccctgcaccagggctaaagtgcaccttacagcagcatttggtcacgctccgtgagcgacacataaattgctggagacaccgcagatgagccaagaatttctctgcttcagcaggaaacaaaaaagcttccgcactgactacaaagcaaccatttaattcctactttgctggcccacgaggagccccgccacaccagggccatggccagcctgcctttggggtgacccctgttgctgtccctggtgagcgcccgtcgatgactttgtacccattaagcctgcgcacacgggcacacgcaccacacaaggccacccaactgcccggggcatctcagctgccaggagcttcacacgtttgcagcacagcgtttgccagaaacaaaagcttcccatgagactcggggccacaggcaaagcaaatcctcacacctgcctggcggggaacgtggagccctcactttgaaaccaacactcatcatctgggcctttacaacacaggcagggaggatatgagccccgagtgctaactggctctccaggcagccagcctctggaaacactccaaaacatgtcccgcaccatgtccagccacgaatccagctggaaactggagagctcaggcaaagacacctcaggcgtgacacccctgtgtgctgaaggcaccaaggcagaagctctctaactaaaggaaaccccttacaaaagctctaccacagctgacatcattaataggagcccactagtagagcttcctgctatttccttcataaccttCAACTGCCAGCCAACGCCGAGACAgcccaagctcccttccagggtcacagaatcatagaatcatagaatagttagggttggaaaggacctcaagatcatctagttccaacccccctgccatggccagggacacctcacgctaaaccatcccacgcaaggcttcatccaacctggcctcgaacaccgccagggatcgagcactcacaacctcactgggcaacccattccagtgtctcaccaccctaacaggaaagaatttcctccttagatccaatctaaacttcccctgtttaagttttaaccccttaccccttgtgctgtcactacagtccctgatgaagagcccctccccagcatctctataggcacccttcaggtactggaaggctgctattaggtccccacgcagccttctcttctccacgctgaacagcgccaacttgctcagcctatcttcatacgggaggcgctccagtcccctgatcatcctcgtggccctcctctggacttgttccagcagttccatgtcctctttatgtcgaggacaccagaactgcacacaatactccaggtgaggtctcacaagagcagagtagaggggcaggatcacctctttcgacctgctggtctcgctccttttgatgcagcccaggatacggttggctttctgggctgcgagcgcacactgccggctcatgttcattttttcatcgaccagcacccccaagtccttctctgcagggccgctctgaatctcttctttgcccaacctgtagctgtgcctgggattgctccaacccaggtgtaggaccttgcacttgtcatggttgaacttcataaggttggcatcagcccaccttacaagcgtgtcaaggtccctctggatggcatcccttccctccagcatatcaaccggaccacacagcttggtgtcactggcaaacttgctgagggcacactcaagcccactgtccatgtcagcgacaaagatgttgaataagaccggtcccaacaccgctccctgagggacaccactcgttaccggtctccagccggacatcgagccattgagcacaactctttgcgtgcggccgtccagccagttctttatccaccgagtggtccatccatcaaattggtatctctccaattcagagagaaggatgtcgtgtgggacagtgtcaaacgctttgcacaagtccaggtagatgacatcaactgctttacccttgtccatcaattctgtagccccatcatagaaggccaccacattggtcaggcaggatttccccttagtgaagccatgctggctgtcaccaagcaccttgttgtttttcatgtgccttagcatgctgtccaggagaatgtgctccacgattttaccaggcacagaggtgagactcactgctctgtaattccccgcgtcttccattttccccttcttgaaaatgggggttatatttcccgttttccagtcgtcgggaacttcacctggctgccattatttttcaaatatgatggccagtagcttagcaacgtcattcgccagctccttcaggacccgcggatggattccatcaggttccatggacttgtgcacgttcaggttcttaagacggtcttgaaccagatcctctcctacactgggcctaaggtcttcattctcaaatttttacctttaagtggaaccgactgaagtcttaaccgcgctttcccaaagaatcttagagaataacagaatcgcagaacggtttggattggaaaggaccttaagatcccctagttccaacaccctgtcacaggcagggacacctcacacaagaccATGGTGctcaagccccgtccaacctggccttgaacactgccagggatggagcattcaccactgctttgggcaacctgtgccagtgccccaccacccgcacagtgaagaatttcttccttctagctaacctgaacttcctctgtttcactttaagcccatcaccccttgtcctcttgatacagtccctgatgaagagtccctccccagcatgctggtaggcccccttcagatactggaaggctgctatgaggtctccaccgcgccttcccttctccacgctgaacagccccagctttctcagcctgtctttgtgcaggagctgctccatcccccttagcatcctcgtggccctcctctggatttgctccaacagctctaggtccttctgttgaggacaccagaactgtacactgtgctcccagtgggggtctcatgagagcagaggagcaggatcacctcccttgacctgctggtcatgctcttggtgatacagcccaggacacagggggtttccgggctcaagcgcacgctgaagcgcctcatgttccaacccccaggtccttctcctcacgctgctctgaatcacttctctgcgcagcctgtagctgtgcctgggattgccctgacccaggggcaggagcctgcactcggctttgctgaacttcatgaggctggccacctctccagcatgtgcaggtccctctggatgccatcccttccctccagcgcgccggctgcaccacacagcttggtgtcgtctgcaagcttgctgagggtgctctatcccactgtctgtgtcagcgacaaagatgttgaacagggtctgccccaacaccgacccctgacggacaccattcgtcactggtctccgtttacacattgagccattgaccgcgactctctgtgtgcagtcatccagccaattccttgtccaccggctgtgcatccagcaaattcatgcctctcccgtttagagacaaggacgtcgtgtgggaggatgctaaatgaaatttattggctccagagagcacgaacgtggcgggaagggccaggggcagctggtcacttgcgggtggagggcaggccccggaggtggtagatccaggagccgccagggcaagagaccaccagcctgctggtgacaggagtGGGGCCGCCCGTGAAGGAGACAgtgatggtggtgctgctcttggcgcGCAGCATCTCCGGGGCCCTGACGCTGAAGGCCGGGTGCTTTACGGCATACTGGAACGCCGTGGCCCTCGGGAAGacgttcctgaaggagatggaggtggtgccgccggctgggatgaggaaggggccctGGGGTTTAGGGGGCAGCGCAAGGCCGATGagtgggatgcagtactgcccgcccagtgcagagctgagctgcagcgtggccttggctttgcccaggtggcagggctcaaaggtcacttccacgttcagctccgagcccccagcgctggcgggtgccgcactgatggattttgccgtctggaagtcggcacagtcggtctgcacagaggagacaagagaccatggggggttggtcacaacagcagagccagcgcctcgggaagaacacgatggtcccctggccctggcccgtcccacccagaccatagccctggtgagtgcctgcggtGAACGGGCACGAGAAGTGTGCAAACGTGCCCAGCAGGGACAACCCTGCACCcaagccccaagactgccagacctgggctgcaagcgggaagcaagcccaggcaccacggggcctgcaaaagcagctccaaccagggcagcagacacgggcccgcaagggaggacaagcccacactagtgggaaggcccctgggctcacatggccaccctggctctgccaggccacgccagaggcactcggaccccttggtggagagggctggtgctggccagaggagctgcctcccagccagagccccggcagcccgggctcacctgtaggaggtactcggtctcctgctgggcaaaattccggattttggtggtgatggtctgacgggagcccagcgtggtgcggaaatacacgggcttctctggcctgctcgaggtggctttcagctgcaggttgtaagacagagagcccaagtcgctgctctggagcaccaggtgccccgtgctctcacccgttttcaggggctgatactccaagacaagatccgcctgggaggaaggaaggaaaaagccacggcgtcaggcacaggcagggaacacgtgtgcctgagaagggggcagctggtccctgctctgctcaggcagcgcttgaaggctgggctgccttccccgctctgactccctctctctcgggcacagccttgctccttctgggggacggttcactcagggacagatcccaacagctcagagccctccagcatgatgccagaagctgcccaccctaaaaagcccctgtgctcccccagggcacacaccacctcctgtcaatgcaggctgcagacaacctggccgcgggatcaggcttgtcctgcagccactcgcacctggaagcaacacattaaatgaggGGCACATGGCACAAGGACCTGCCACGTGACGCCCAGTGGCGGCGTGTtacaggggccagcagggcagactccaccagcgcaggatgattcccactggggatattctcgcacactgctccctctctacatcatcggcagggagctgccaccacgGAAAGAGGCCCCACATGGCCCCTTTCAGGCATCACCCTCCAAGAGCCCCCCCTCCGGCCACgagtagggagagcagagtgagccgcaggagctttgctcctacctttgactgtgcaggaacagtaaagtgctgtggaacgctgacgcccggcactttgcagttgatggcaaacgtcaccgggacaggcagagggttgtCCACCTTGACGGTGGAGGACACTCTCTGCCGAACGGCGGTGCTCATTTCGACAGTGCCGATGGGTCCCGAagccatcaccttgaaagtcaccatgtggaacaagtactctccggttgtctcgttgaggaaggtcacctgaatcagacagaaagggaagtgctgctcattccacacatgaaaacagacccggaagagcccaccgagctcagcgccctgcttccaggaatggctatgagcacccagcgaggaggagtgcaagaccagagaaagcacctgtggtatttcataggaCCCGTGCACGTGGAGGTATGAAAACAGGCGTGTAGCTTCTCGgtgagccaacagctccttgaagggccctgcagaccagtgtcctcactcacctttgccctgtagactccttctttgtaggagaagaaggtgagctggtagtccttcttcgcagagctcggcacgtcgatgtatgaacacccctgcagcacagaactgctttccaggttctctggtttgagcatgTCAATAACCACCAGGAACCTGCGGGTGAGAAGGACGCAGTGAAGGTCAACAGGAAGGACTCCCACAGGATACCCATCCTGCGGGGGTACAATACAGCCCGtctcatcctcagtgcctcgggcacagggcgccagctctcaccccccttggaggaaagccctccaggatggctctgcacaggcagaacgtgggtatggccagacacggccaaggagagggaaaagctttcaggaaggagcttccaggcactggaagcttcctgccttgtgctgctgcagggattgctcatgaggccagactccctgggctggactcacctctgtggtctctgcagccagttggacacagggatgagctccgtgtgggaattcctgcacggaacctgccgggaaatggcccctgaacacctgggggcttcagcagttccttccagctggtagcgtaagcctgtcccgtccggcagggggaagaagatggagccctacagacaacgaataggacaagtcggctctggagcacccctggacagtcccatgcctgaggctctcactgaggcagctttcagcacgtccagctggcagagctgtgactgcagccctgtcccgcgcaggaggagacagacgccagcgtcgcacctgctctgagctgcttgtgagcgggtgcgtggcccacaggacacggcacagctacaggacacagaggcatcatctctgggccaagcaaggaaacacgggccctgcagcagagctgctctgcacatcccaacactcccttactggccccactcaccttgggcatgtccctgccagcctgtgctcacgcagggacagccgtgggcagggggtggccgtccctgatgagctccattgcctcagtcctgctggccttagccccaacagcgctgaccagagagcagcctgtaagctggcacaacaggggccccccagacatgggccatggaaagctcatatccatgctcattctgggtgcccgtggatcccagacacctgcctctgcctccacagcagctgaaagctgcaagactcctcacgcaggctgtacgttaaagagatgctgagcacgtgCCACCCtaagggcacagatctgctgagcaccctggagacttgaggccagaaatctctgacctggcccactgtaaggccagctggagcgggacaaggagcgcgacaaggacccggcagctccagcaccacagagcccttctgaac
It contains:
- the LOC136005845 gene encoding hydrocephalus-inducing protein-like translates to MWGLFPWWQLPADDVEREQYLVLEYQPLKTGESTGHLVLQSSDLGSLSYNLQLKATSSRPEKPVYFRTTLGSRQTITTKIRNFAQQETEYLLQTDCADFQTAKSISAAPASAGGSELNVEVTFEPCHLGKAKATLQLSSALGGQYCIPLIGLALPPKPQGPFLIPAGGTTSISFRNVFPRATAFQYAVKHPAFSVRAPEMLRAKSSTTITVSFTGGPTPVTSRLATSATWPVARPPGP